Genomic segment of Shewanella sp. OMA3-2:
ATCTTTAACCCATGGACTTATTTTAGACGTGTCACGTCATATGAACCAAGTCATTGAGATCAACGCCAAAGAAGGTTGGGTGAAGGTACAGGCGGGGGTGGTAAAAGATGCGTTGAATGATGCACTCAGACCCCACGGCTACTTTTTCAGTCCTGATTTATCCACATCAAACCGCGCCACAGTTGGCGGAATGGTCAACACCGACGCGTCTGGTGCAGGATCTTTAGTGTACGGTAAAACATCTGATCATGTTTTAGGACTGACTAGCGTATTAATTGATGGCAGTGTATTAACCACTCGACCTATTAATAAAGATTCAACCCATTCTTCACCGACCGAAAATGCATTGGCAGATAGTATTATTGCCAAAGTGGCTGATATTTGCCGTGATAAGCGTGAATTAATCGATAATCGGTTTCCGAAATTAAATCGTTTTTTAACCGGTTATGATTTAAAGCATGTTTGGGATGAAACATTAAGCCATTTCGACTTATCCCGTATTCTAGCCGGTTCAGAAGGCACGCTTGCGGTGATCACCGAAGCGAAATTAAACATTACCCCGCTGCCAACCACGCGGATGATGGTTAATATAAAGTATGATTCGTTTGAGTCTGCTTTACGCCATGCTCCGTCATTAGTTCAAGCTAAAGCCACAGTAGTTGAAACCGTTGATTCAAAAGTATTAAACCTCGCTAAGAAAGATATAATTTGGCATTCGGTAGCGGATTTAATTCAAGATGTCCCTAATAAGGTTATTGAAGGATTAAATATGGTTGAGTTTGCCGGAGATGATGCTGACGTTCGTGCCAAGGTGGCCAGTTTAGAAGCCGTGCTCACTCAACAATTAGCTGATGAATTATACGGGCTAGTTGGATTTCAAATAACCAGCGATAAGCCCAGTATTGAGCAAATATATGGTATGCGTAAAAAAGCGGTAGGTTTACTGGGGGCCACTAAAGGTCGCCGCAAACCAATTGCATTTGCCGAAGACACAGCTGTACCACCTGAGAACCTAGCCGATTTTATTATGGAGTTTCGTGCGCTATTAGATGGCCATGAACTGCAATACGGCATGTTTGGTCATGTTGATGCGGGCGTATTGCATGTTCGTCCAGCCCTTGATATGTGTGATGAAGCCGATGAAAAGCTGCTTAAAGTGATTTCTGACCAAGTGGCGGCTCTGACGCTTAAATACGGCGGTTTAATGTGGGGCGAACACGGTAAAGGCGTGCGCGGCGAGTATGGCCCATCGGTTTTTGGAGATGAGTTATATGGCGTCCTTCAATATATCAAAGGCTTGTTTGACCCCGATAATCGTTTAAATCCTGGTAAATTAGTTGCACCAGCACAGTCTGGCCCTTTGATGTTCAATGTTGATAGCACCAAACGAGGCACCTTTGACAGACAAATTCCGGTGCAAGTGCGTGATGCTTTCCCCGATGTGATGAATTGTAACGGCAATGGCTTATGCTTTAACTACAGTGCCTACTCACCTATGTGTCCGTCTTTTAAAGTCACAGGTGACAGAATTCAATCACCTAAAGGTCGTACGGGGTTAATGCGAGAGTGGTTAAGATTACTTGAAGCTGAAGGAGTGAATGTAAACGAGTTAGCAGCATCAAAGTCATTAAGCTTATTACAACGGGTTCAAAATACCATTAACACCAAACGCGACTATGACTATTCGCATGAGGTGATGGAGTCGTTAAAGGGGTGTTTAGCCTGTAAAGCGTGTTCTAGTCAGTGTCCGGTAAAAGTGGATGTACCTAAATTTAGAGCGCAATTTTTTGATATTTATTACAAACGCTACTTACGTCCAGCTAAAGATTATTTAGTTGCCGGTATTGAAGACTCATTACCATTAATGGCAGCCATGCCCAAAGTGACCAACTTTGCCTCACAAAATCCGTTAAGCCAATGGATCATTAAGAAAACGATAGGTTATGTCGATTCACCCAAGCTGTCGGTGCCGACACTCAAGCAACGTTTAGATGGCCATCCAAGTCGTGGTTATGATCTCGATACTTTATACAGTATTCCTGAAGCTGACCGCGCACAATATGTCCTTGTGGTGCAAGATCCGTTTAATTCTTTTTATGATGCTGACATCGTGTATCACTTTATTCAATTAATTGAAAAGCTTGGTTTTAAACCGGTTTTATTACCCTTTAAACCTAATGGTAAACCAAGCCACATTAAAGGGTTTTTATCCAAGTTTGCCAAAACGGCCCAGGACAGTGCAGACTTTTTGAATAAGGTGCATTCACTTGGAATGCCAATGGTCGGTTTAGATCCCGCTTTAGTATTGTGTTACCGAGATGAGTACCATGAAGCGTTAGGCAAGAAACGAGGTAATTTTGAAGTCAAACTGGCCAATGAATGGTTAGTTAATGCCATTGAGGATTACCCTAAAGTGACGAACCAAACACCGGCGCAGTTTACCTGGTTTAGTCATTGCACCGAATCTACGGCTAAACCTAATACTGGCAAAGAGTGGCAAACTATTTTTAATCATTTTGGTGCCAATGTCAGTAGCTTAAATTTAGGATGTTGTGGTATGGCGGGCACATATGGTCATGAGCTTGAAAATCTTGAGCGCTCTAAAACCTTATTTGAAATGTCTTGGCAATCTAGTATTGATAAAGTGGCTCAAAAAAGTCAGATTTTAGTTTCGGGTTACTCATGTCGAAGCCAGGTTAAACGGTTTGCCAAGTTTAGTCCAAAACACCCTGTAGAAGCT
This window contains:
- the ydiJ gene encoding D-2-hydroxyglutarate dehydrogenase YdiJ is translated as MLPLLSHKQTLEPIYLAYLDVLEQSDFNGEIDKRYSARLIQATDNSVYQFLPQAVIYPASQKDVELVLRLAAKPEFSAVTFSARGGGTGTNGQSLTHGLILDVSRHMNQVIEINAKEGWVKVQAGVVKDALNDALRPHGYFFSPDLSTSNRATVGGMVNTDASGAGSLVYGKTSDHVLGLTSVLIDGSVLTTRPINKDSTHSSPTENALADSIIAKVADICRDKRELIDNRFPKLNRFLTGYDLKHVWDETLSHFDLSRILAGSEGTLAVITEAKLNITPLPTTRMMVNIKYDSFESALRHAPSLVQAKATVVETVDSKVLNLAKKDIIWHSVADLIQDVPNKVIEGLNMVEFAGDDADVRAKVASLEAVLTQQLADELYGLVGFQITSDKPSIEQIYGMRKKAVGLLGATKGRRKPIAFAEDTAVPPENLADFIMEFRALLDGHELQYGMFGHVDAGVLHVRPALDMCDEADEKLLKVISDQVAALTLKYGGLMWGEHGKGVRGEYGPSVFGDELYGVLQYIKGLFDPDNRLNPGKLVAPAQSGPLMFNVDSTKRGTFDRQIPVQVRDAFPDVMNCNGNGLCFNYSAYSPMCPSFKVTGDRIQSPKGRTGLMREWLRLLEAEGVNVNELAASKSLSLLQRVQNTINTKRDYDYSHEVMESLKGCLACKACSSQCPVKVDVPKFRAQFFDIYYKRYLRPAKDYLVAGIEDSLPLMAAMPKVTNFASQNPLSQWIIKKTIGYVDSPKLSVPTLKQRLDGHPSRGYDLDTLYSIPEADRAQYVLVVQDPFNSFYDADIVYHFIQLIEKLGFKPVLLPFKPNGKPSHIKGFLSKFAKTAQDSADFLNKVHSLGMPMVGLDPALVLCYRDEYHEALGKKRGNFEVKLANEWLVNAIEDYPKVTNQTPAQFTWFSHCTESTAKPNTGKEWQTIFNHFGANVSSLNLGCCGMAGTYGHELENLERSKTLFEMSWQSSIDKVAQKSQILVSGYSCRSQVKRFAKFSPKHPVEALLALLNNN